A genomic stretch from Chitinophaga lutea includes:
- a CDS encoding terpene synthase family protein: MPSQVTFVTANTLKKVQEDYALLSKTTSFSLQDLFNYGQFRLEDYCKTFYPHPQSRELTAMVQQFSEQYGIWLDNAKYYISCALFLYPTASFDRMLAMVQNCAIDYYLNDTMGREIFSLLSPAEQHRAHTIIERMGRVNEQLQLEPQAAPVEQANIEMLTFIKNDSPRRWFREFVEMYSYHIAVTHKDNNAAALNYIPTVEEYIEMRNHTSGMPHIVLLIEYSENAYLDWHTLERLGMAARLRKIQRASALIGCLMNDLFSFEKEVIKNNTDANLLMSIALNHPSYSLTDVIHHGAAIVQAELKTFMSNIDELKFQCQLYEATEPAAMDALRKNMEGLERVVQASWAWQVYTRRYKKSFSIWEETQLAVPAMA; this comes from the coding sequence ATGCCTAGCCAAGTGACGTTCGTTACTGCGAACACGCTCAAAAAAGTGCAGGAAGACTACGCACTTTTAAGTAAAACCACCTCATTTTCGCTGCAGGATCTTTTTAATTACGGCCAGTTCAGGCTGGAAGACTACTGCAAAACCTTCTATCCGCACCCGCAAAGCCGGGAGCTCACCGCCATGGTGCAGCAATTCAGCGAGCAATACGGCATCTGGCTCGACAATGCCAAATATTACATCAGTTGCGCGCTGTTCCTCTACCCAACCGCCAGCTTCGACCGGATGCTGGCTATGGTGCAGAACTGCGCGATCGACTATTACCTGAACGACACCATGGGCCGCGAGATCTTCTCCCTCCTCAGCCCCGCCGAACAGCACCGCGCCCACACCATCATCGAAAGAATGGGCCGGGTCAACGAGCAGCTGCAACTGGAACCACAGGCCGCGCCGGTGGAACAGGCCAACATCGAAATGCTCACCTTCATCAAAAACGACTCCCCGCGCCGCTGGTTCCGCGAGTTCGTGGAGATGTACTCCTATCACATCGCCGTCACGCATAAAGACAACAACGCGGCCGCACTCAATTACATCCCCACCGTGGAAGAGTATATCGAGATGCGCAACCATACCTCGGGAATGCCGCACATCGTGTTGCTGATAGAATATAGTGAGAATGCGTACCTCGACTGGCATACGCTCGAGCGCCTGGGCATGGCCGCGCGCCTGCGGAAGATCCAGCGGGCGTCCGCGCTCATCGGCTGCCTGATGAACGACCTGTTCTCGTTCGAAAAAGAAGTGATCAAAAATAATACGGACGCCAACCTGCTGATGTCCATCGCGCTCAATCATCCCTCGTATTCCCTGACGGATGTGATCCATCATGGTGCGGCCATCGTACAGGCGGAGCTCAAAACGTTCATGAGCAACATCGACGAGCTGAAGTTTCAATGCCAGCTGTATGAGGCTACGGAACCCGCCGCCATGGATGCTTTGCGGAAAAATATGGAAGGGCTCGAACGGGTGGTGCAGGCCAGCTGGGCCTGGCAGGTGTACACCCGGCGGTACAAGAAATCATTCTCCATCTGGGAAGAAACACAGCTGGCGGTGCCGGCAATGGCTTAA
- a CDS encoding hybrid sensor histidine kinase/response regulator, with amino-acid sequence MSFFGSLQRIVSTIRHAGASGITDEEARRRVIMVNTICLSICVLLALITPVCYVFAASNRVLIPAIFDFAITASVIYMNRRRLYSAASMTIYILQCVAIMYFGLLLSNVVALEAMIIFLIAIIYLIFKDETLRRVALFTAMASLAAMEACNYFKVFEPIPMSSDAIFLLHSMIIWGVLMLILVVSRPYIRSNDELIKANYFKKMFLYQINHEIRTPLNAIYGVAQLLKREIKLDENLESIQPLVDQQLEAIRNTRNIINNVLDMAQIESGNIEKTEKECFMPETFFARILDVNRIIARPRQIRLKLEITQMPEVIYDDLMKVHQIVTNLLANAIKYAGKNSVVELKIRRDGQHWQLQVINTGAQISAEKKAVIFNPFVTDKSKYTEGTGLGLYIAKGKVESLGGTIDLQSTAEGITTFTVTLPLTEGHLEDLQLEEQDADTFDNLENIHVLIAEDNTLNGMLLTGFLSKMGCFPVLVNNGLELIQQAEKQRPDIIIMDYHMEVMDGQEALAWLKKHPRLKEVPVIISTGDSFSETREAFITAGADAFIEKPVNYKSLVKLLKQHLHYNKEASLQ; translated from the coding sequence TTTCGGATCCCTGCAACGAATTGTTTCCACTATCCGGCATGCCGGCGCCTCGGGCATTACGGACGAGGAAGCGCGCAGGCGTGTGATCATGGTCAATACCATCTGTTTATCGATTTGTGTGCTGCTGGCGCTGATCACCCCGGTCTGCTATGTTTTTGCCGCTTCCAACCGCGTGTTGATTCCCGCCATCTTCGATTTTGCGATCACGGCATCCGTGATTTACATGAACCGGCGCCGGCTGTACAGCGCGGCCAGCATGACCATTTACATCCTGCAATGTGTGGCCATCATGTATTTCGGTTTGCTGCTCAGCAACGTGGTGGCGCTGGAGGCCATGATCATTTTCCTGATCGCCATCATCTACCTGATATTCAAGGACGAAACCCTGCGGCGCGTAGCCCTGTTCACCGCCATGGCTTCGCTGGCGGCGATGGAAGCCTGCAACTATTTTAAAGTGTTCGAGCCCATTCCCATGAGCAGCGACGCGATATTTTTATTGCATTCCATGATCATCTGGGGCGTGCTGATGCTGATTCTCGTGGTGAGCCGGCCTTACATCCGCAGCAATGACGAACTCATCAAGGCCAACTATTTCAAGAAGATGTTCCTCTACCAGATCAACCACGAGATCCGTACGCCGCTCAATGCCATTTACGGCGTGGCGCAGCTGCTCAAACGGGAGATCAAGCTCGATGAAAACCTGGAGAGCATCCAGCCGCTGGTGGATCAGCAGCTCGAGGCCATCAGAAATACCCGCAACATCATCAACAACGTGCTCGACATGGCGCAGATAGAATCGGGAAACATCGAAAAAACGGAGAAGGAATGTTTTATGCCCGAAACGTTTTTCGCCCGTATCCTCGACGTGAACCGCATCATTGCACGGCCCCGCCAGATACGGCTGAAGCTCGAGATCACGCAAATGCCCGAAGTGATTTACGACGACCTGATGAAGGTGCACCAGATCGTGACCAACCTGCTCGCCAACGCCATCAAATACGCCGGCAAAAATTCCGTGGTGGAGCTGAAGATCCGGCGCGACGGGCAGCACTGGCAATTACAGGTGATCAATACCGGCGCGCAGATTTCGGCGGAAAAGAAAGCAGTGATCTTTAATCCTTTTGTAACAGATAAAAGCAAATACACCGAAGGCACCGGCCTGGGCTTATACATCGCCAAGGGAAAGGTGGAATCGCTGGGCGGCACCATCGACCTGCAAAGCACGGCGGAGGGAATTACCACCTTCACCGTTACATTGCCGCTGACGGAGGGCCATCTCGAAGACCTGCAGCTTGAAGAACAGGATGCGGATACTTTCGACAACCTGGAGAATATCCATGTGCTCATTGCCGAAGACAATACCCTCAACGGGATGCTGCTGACCGGCTTCCTCAGTAAAATGGGCTGTTTTCCCGTACTGGTCAACAACGGCCTGGAGTTAATCCAGCAGGCGGAAAAGCAGCGGCCTGATATCATTATCATGGATTATCACATGGAGGTGATGGACGGCCAGGAAGCGCTGGCCTGGCTTAAAAAACACCCGCGGTTAAAAGAAGTGCCCGTGATCATTTCCACCGGCGATTCGTTTTCCGAAACGCGCGAGGCCTTCATAACAGCGGGCGCCGACGCCTTTATTGAAAAACCGGTGAACTACAAATCGCTGGTGAAATTATTGAAACAGCACCTGCATTATAACAAAGAGGCATCCCTGCAGTAG